Proteins encoded by one window of Actinocorallia herbida:
- a CDS encoding enoyl-CoA hydratase produces MSYVLVDRPRKGIARITLNRPDRMNAMAFDVMVPLRDAIENASADNDVRAIVLTGAGEGFCSGADLTDPGPPPGIAGLTLPSIARRAMEVLDRVVLALRQAHQPVIAAVNGPAIGGGFCLAMAADVRIAAESAVFRAAGITNGLTAAELGLSYLLPRAIGSSRAFEIMLSGRDVDSGEAERIGLVSRTVPGDDLLTVAEDLAERTASFSRLGTEMTKRLLWSSLDAASLQSHMEQETYAQLLVRLTTRNFDEAVRARRESRPPVYDD; encoded by the coding sequence GTGAGCTACGTACTGGTGGACAGGCCCCGCAAGGGGATCGCGCGGATCACGCTGAACCGCCCCGACCGGATGAACGCGATGGCCTTCGACGTCATGGTCCCGCTGCGGGACGCGATCGAGAACGCCTCCGCCGACAACGACGTCCGGGCCATCGTGCTGACCGGGGCGGGCGAGGGCTTCTGCTCCGGCGCCGACCTCACCGACCCCGGCCCTCCCCCGGGCATCGCGGGGCTCACCCTGCCCTCGATCGCCCGCCGCGCCATGGAGGTGCTCGACCGGGTCGTCCTCGCCCTGCGCCAGGCCCACCAGCCCGTCATCGCCGCGGTGAACGGCCCCGCCATCGGGGGCGGCTTCTGCCTGGCGATGGCCGCCGACGTGCGGATCGCGGCGGAAAGCGCGGTGTTCCGCGCGGCGGGCATCACCAACGGCCTCACCGCCGCCGAGCTCGGCCTGTCCTACCTGCTCCCCCGGGCCATCGGCTCCTCCCGCGCCTTCGAGATCATGCTGTCCGGCAGGGACGTCGACTCCGGCGAGGCCGAAAGGATCGGACTCGTCTCCCGGACCGTCCCCGGCGACGACCTCCTCACCGTCGCCGAAGACCTCGCCGAACGGACCGCGTCCTTCAGCCGCCTGGGCACCGAGATGACCAAGCGCCTGCTCTGGTCGTCGCTCGACGCCGCGAGCCTCCAGTCCCACATGGAGCAGGAGACCTACGCCCAGCTCCTCGTCCGCCTCACCACCCGCAACTTCGACGAGGCCGTCCGCGCCCGCCGCGAGTCCCGTCCGCCCGTCTACGACGACTAG
- a CDS encoding non-ribosomal peptide synthetase, which yields MDLSPAQFSMWAAQQLAPELPLKIGLYADLDGAFDPDTLCSVAARILSEIEALQVRIETVDGVPRQAPGHCLDNSVTRVNFAGESDPETAAQRWMRADLRAPLRLGADPLFRLALLTLGPGRAYFYVRSHHMALDGYGGQIIIRQATAAYAAVLRGEEPDIDFGSLADAVAGEIAYTSSERHARDRAYWTERFAEPPEVRSPSGRHDPVPPSIDFHRVGGLLTEDLSGPARALGTNVPGLLLAAAAAFTARTTGTDDVSLGVPVAARTTPVARRTPAMMSNVLPLRTRIDPALTVAEFVRSVTADAGALLRRQRYRYEELRRELGLAADPRPLYGPVVNILRLDKAITLPGTRLDLRVLALGPTQDLAVNVYDGFEGALRVDFDGNPALYTPESLASLRESFLAVLGALASAAPETPYGRLALGPEPEALIGPAEAEARTLASYVAEQAGLRPDAVAVETDDARLTYAELESAADRLARRLLDRGAGPGELVALALPRSAELITAIVAAGKTGAAYVPLDPAYPAERLRYMLDDCRPLLALALPEDVPALPAREWLSPGDVPSSPTEPVSYAARPDETAYVIYTSGSTGHPKGVLVTHRGLASLADHQRALNDVSPGDRVLSGSSPSFDASILELLLAFASGASLVLTPRGVNVGGELRDRLAGVTHAFFIPSVLASVPEGPLPELRAISVGGEACPPELIGRWAPGRVMLNAYGPTETTIVTAMGPLPDGEGAPIGRPVRGARHYVLDGSLRPSHVGVPGELYVGGAGVARGYLGRPGLTAERFVADPFAPGARMYRTGDLAVRRPDGVLDYLGRADAQVKVRGFRIELGEIETVLRRHPAVARGHVVVREDGGVRRLVAYVVPTESGDPGSASAALRGFLAAELPEHMVPAAFVMLAALPLTPSGKLDVRALPAPVFAAAASRAPRTAREEILAGIFAELLGLPEAGADADFFALGGDSLIAARLVARARAALGVELSVRDLFEHPTVAGLAAAASREAALPQLRRVEHAPLSQLSYAQRRLWFLNRLEGPAATYNMPVPLRLSGPLDTSALAAALADVVGRHETLRTTFPEVDGEPRQRVHPWESHGEGDPAFGELFRIAETVPEGLGESLRAEAVRGFDLESSVPLRASVFRVSPTEHVLLLVLHHIAGDGWSMAPLAADVIAAYTARAAGKAPEWDEPSVRYRDYAVWQESVFGSEDDPESLLSRQSDYWQRALAGLPDTLPLPVDHARPSVASYAGDTYRFTIDADLHTALNALARQAQASLFMVVQAALAALLTRLGAGTDIPLGSPVAGRSDAALDDVVGVFVNTLVLRSDTSGDPAFTELLARVRETDLAAYAHQDLPFERLVELLNPVRSLARHPLFQVMLTLQNNPPARVEVDGLAVAVEPVDAGVAKFDLEVQFEPGPDGTLLGSIEYATDLFGAATAARLGGWLRAVLAAVAADPSVRVEDLDLPGAAETRDAVRRRVARQADPRLVAYVVPAPGAVIDPAELLAFVREHLPESMVPSALTVLDALPLTANGKVDVKNLPRPDPSALATAVYRAPRSEPERILAEIFGELLGADRVGVDDDFFALGGNSLLAMRVTSRARTALAVELPVRALFETPTVAGLAGLLADAVPARPPLLPAERPSPIPLSYAQARLWFINRFEGPSATYNLPIALRLTGELSHEALRKALGDVVSRHESLRTVFPDTAGVPRQQILDPRTAVPALAVADATDAALPALLAEAAGRGFDIAAEPPLRAHLFRLSPTEHVALLVLHHIAGDGWSLAPLARDVVTAYAARAGGAEPGLRPLPVQYADYTLWQQELLGADDDPASLTARQLAYWTEALAGLPEELPLPADRPRPEQATYRGGTLRFTLPARLHAALSAFARETRTSEFMVARAAFAALLSRLSGATDVPVGSPIAGRTDAALDDLIGMFVNMLVLRTDTSGDPTFRELLARVRETDLAAYAHQDLPFERIVEALNPPRHLGRHPLFQHGLTFQNNPEASLDLDGFSARVEPLHAAVARFDLLLALSETFTPDGDPDGLVCELEYALDLYDPATARAFAARFALLLEAFLDAPDAPVASHSLLTPAERDVILDDWANGLLETLPPVPFPGAEPSAEAALAGPARGGTGGLRAVPRSPLREARSVVEVFEGWAARAPEAVAVSYEGEQVSYGELNRRANRLARLLIERGAGPERFVAVALPRSADLVAAILGVLKSGAAYVPIDPDYPAERIAYTVADSAPVLTVDEAVLADAEGLPDTDPGVALDPGHPAYVIYTSGSTGLPKGVVVPHANVLRLMSSTERWFSFGPDDVWTLFHSAAFDFSVWELWGALLYGGRLVVVPYAVSRSPEDFLGLLDRERVTVLNQTPSAFYQLMASDDGRPLALRYVVFGGEALELKRLADWYAHGRDALLVNMYGITETTVHVSYAALDPLTCATAPGSVIGTGIPDLRTYVLDARLRPVPPGVVGELYVAGAGLARGYLNRPALSAGRFVADPYGPEPGGRMYRSGDLARHLPDGTLDYLGRADHQVKIRGFRIELGEIEAALAALPEVADAAVVARDSRLVAYAVPANPEGPPLDVAALRAALGETLPSHMVPALFQILDRLPLTSNGKLDRGALPEPSAPERGAGRMPQGEAEETMAALFAEVLGVSGVGSDDAFFDLGGDSIVAIQLVARARQAGLVITAREVFQLRTVAALAAAARPAGADDAVEREEPGAGLGAVPPTPITAWLLERGGDLTAFQQSVLLRVPPGLDEARLVHALRAVIDHHDMLRARLEDGRLVVADPGSVDAAPLVRRVAGLDALDVEARAAAARLDPYRGVLVQAVWFDAGDAQGRLLVMGHHLAVDGVSWRILLPDLVTALVSDAPLAPVPTSFRRWAGKLTAEAADPGRAAELDTWLDLVEGPNPRLGARALDPVKDTAATTLAHTVEIGTDTTGPLLSDVTSAFHAGPDDVLLTGLSLAVGHWRRTRGGRGSGVLLDLEGHGREEVVPGVDLSRTVGWFTSLYPVRLDPGAADWQDVATGGAAAGRALKAVKEQLRKVPDNGIGFGLLRYLNEETAEELRDLPQAQIVFNYLGRVASSEDDWSPAPEELPPGEDPGMPVAHVLEINAVTEDRPDGPVLRVTLTWPQDVLASSDVRALADDLSTALHGLVEHVRMGDAGGFTASDLLVDLDQKEIDALQTAWRNR from the coding sequence ATGGACCTCTCGCCGGCGCAGTTCAGCATGTGGGCGGCGCAGCAGCTCGCACCGGAACTTCCCCTGAAGATCGGCCTTTACGCCGACCTGGACGGTGCCTTCGACCCGGACACACTCTGCTCCGTCGCCGCTCGGATACTGAGCGAAATCGAGGCCCTGCAGGTGCGGATCGAGACCGTCGACGGGGTTCCGCGACAGGCCCCCGGCCATTGTCTTGACAATTCAGTGACCCGTGTAAATTTCGCGGGGGAATCGGATCCCGAGACCGCCGCGCAGCGTTGGATGCGGGCCGATCTCCGGGCGCCGCTCCGGCTCGGCGCCGACCCCCTGTTCCGGCTCGCCCTGCTGACGCTCGGACCGGGACGGGCGTACTTCTACGTCAGGTCGCACCACATGGCCCTCGACGGGTACGGCGGCCAGATCATCATCCGGCAGGCCACCGCGGCGTATGCGGCGGTGCTCCGCGGCGAAGAGCCCGACATCGACTTCGGCTCGCTCGCCGACGCCGTGGCGGGCGAGATCGCTTACACCTCGTCCGAGCGGCACGCGCGCGACCGCGCCTACTGGACGGAGCGGTTCGCCGAGCCTCCGGAGGTGCGCAGCCCGTCCGGGCGGCACGACCCCGTACCGCCGTCCATCGACTTCCACCGGGTCGGCGGACTTCTGACCGAGGACCTCTCCGGGCCTGCGCGCGCGCTGGGCACGAACGTCCCCGGGCTGCTCCTGGCCGCGGCCGCCGCCTTCACCGCGCGGACCACCGGGACGGACGACGTGAGCCTCGGCGTGCCTGTGGCGGCCAGGACCACCCCGGTCGCGCGGCGGACCCCGGCGATGATGTCCAACGTGCTGCCGCTGCGCACCAGGATCGACCCGGCCCTGACCGTCGCGGAGTTCGTCAGGTCCGTCACCGCCGACGCGGGGGCGCTGCTGCGCCGGCAGCGGTACCGGTACGAGGAGCTGCGGCGTGAGCTCGGGCTCGCCGCCGACCCCCGGCCGCTGTACGGGCCCGTCGTGAACATCCTGCGCCTCGACAAGGCGATCACACTGCCGGGGACCCGGCTCGACCTGCGCGTGCTCGCCCTCGGGCCGACCCAGGACCTCGCCGTCAACGTCTACGACGGCTTCGAGGGGGCGCTGCGCGTCGACTTCGACGGCAACCCCGCCCTCTACACCCCGGAAAGCCTCGCCTCCCTGCGCGAGTCCTTCCTCGCCGTCCTCGGCGCCCTCGCGTCGGCGGCTCCTGAGACCCCGTACGGGCGGCTCGCCCTTGGGCCGGAGCCTGAGGCCCTCATCGGACCGGCGGAGGCCGAGGCCCGCACGCTCGCCTCTTACGTCGCCGAACAGGCCGGGCTGCGCCCTGACGCCGTCGCGGTGGAGACCGACGACGCGCGGCTGACCTACGCCGAGCTGGAGTCCGCGGCCGACCGCCTCGCCCGCCGCCTCCTGGACCGGGGCGCGGGACCCGGCGAACTCGTCGCGCTGGCGCTGCCGCGCTCGGCCGAGCTGATCACGGCGATCGTGGCGGCCGGCAAGACCGGCGCCGCTTACGTGCCTCTGGACCCGGCCTACCCCGCCGAGCGGCTGCGGTACATGCTGGACGACTGCCGTCCGCTGCTCGCCCTCGCCCTTCCCGAGGACGTCCCCGCCCTTCCCGCGCGGGAATGGCTGTCTCCCGGCGACGTTCCTTCGTCCCCCACGGAGCCCGTCTCCTATGCGGCCCGCCCCGATGAGACGGCCTACGTCATCTACACGTCGGGGTCCACAGGGCATCCCAAGGGCGTCCTCGTCACCCACCGAGGGCTCGCCTCACTCGCCGACCACCAGCGCGCGCTGAACGACGTCTCCCCCGGGGACCGGGTCCTCAGCGGGTCCTCGCCGAGCTTCGACGCCTCGATCCTGGAGCTGCTGCTGGCGTTCGCCTCCGGCGCGAGCCTGGTGCTGACCCCGCGCGGCGTCAACGTCGGCGGCGAGCTGCGCGACCGCCTCGCCGGGGTGACGCACGCCTTCTTCATCCCTTCGGTCCTCGCCTCGGTCCCCGAAGGGCCGCTCCCCGAGCTGCGCGCGATCTCCGTCGGCGGCGAGGCCTGCCCGCCCGAGCTGATCGGCCGGTGGGCGCCGGGACGGGTGATGCTCAACGCGTACGGGCCGACCGAGACCACGATCGTCACCGCGATGGGACCGCTGCCCGACGGGGAGGGCGCGCCGATCGGGCGGCCGGTCCGCGGCGCGCGCCACTACGTCCTGGACGGCTCGCTGCGGCCCTCGCACGTCGGGGTGCCGGGTGAGCTGTACGTCGGGGGCGCCGGGGTCGCACGGGGCTATCTGGGGCGGCCCGGACTGACCGCCGAGCGCTTCGTCGCCGACCCGTTCGCGCCCGGCGCGCGCATGTACCGCACCGGCGACCTCGCCGTCCGGCGGCCGGACGGGGTGCTGGACTACCTCGGCCGGGCCGACGCCCAGGTCAAGGTGCGCGGGTTCCGGATCGAACTCGGCGAGATCGAGACGGTCCTGCGGCGGCATCCCGCGGTGGCGCGGGGACATGTGGTCGTGCGCGAAGACGGGGGCGTCAGGCGGCTCGTCGCCTACGTCGTGCCCACCGAGAGCGGAGATCCCGGCTCGGCCTCCGCGGCGCTGCGCGGGTTCCTCGCCGCCGAACTGCCCGAGCACATGGTGCCCGCGGCCTTCGTGATGCTCGCCGCGCTGCCGCTCACGCCCAGCGGCAAGCTCGACGTCCGCGCGCTCCCCGCGCCGGTCTTCGCCGCGGCCGCCTCCCGTGCGCCGCGCACCGCGCGCGAGGAGATCCTCGCCGGGATCTTCGCCGAGCTCCTCGGCCTGCCCGAGGCGGGCGCCGACGCCGACTTCTTCGCGCTCGGCGGCGACTCCCTCATCGCGGCGAGGCTCGTCGCCCGCGCCCGTGCCGCCCTGGGCGTAGAGCTGTCCGTACGCGACCTGTTCGAGCACCCGACGGTCGCGGGCCTCGCCGCGGCGGCGTCCCGCGAGGCGGCTCTCCCCCAGCTCCGCCGCGTCGAGCACGCCCCGCTCTCCCAGCTGTCCTACGCCCAGCGCAGGCTGTGGTTCCTGAACAGGCTCGAAGGCCCCGCGGCCACCTACAACATGCCCGTGCCCCTGCGGCTTTCCGGGCCGCTGGACACCTCGGCCTTGGCGGCCGCCCTCGCGGACGTCGTCGGTCGGCACGAGACGCTGCGCACGACCTTCCCCGAAGTGGACGGCGAGCCTCGGCAGCGCGTTCACCCCTGGGAGTCGCACGGCGAAGGCGACCCGGCGTTCGGCGAGTTGTTCCGGATCGCCGAGACCGTTCCGGAAGGGCTGGGCGAGTCCCTGCGCGCGGAGGCCGTGCGCGGGTTCGACCTGGAGTCCTCGGTGCCGCTGCGCGCCTCGGTCTTCCGCGTCTCGCCCACCGAGCACGTCCTGCTCCTCGTCCTGCACCACATCGCGGGCGACGGATGGTCCATGGCCCCTCTGGCCGCCGACGTCATCGCCGCCTACACCGCACGTGCCGCCGGGAAGGCCCCGGAGTGGGACGAGCCTTCCGTCCGGTACCGGGACTACGCCGTATGGCAGGAGTCCGTCTTCGGGTCCGAGGACGACCCGGAAAGCCTGCTGTCCCGTCAGAGCGACTACTGGCAGCGCGCCCTTGCCGGGCTGCCCGACACGCTCCCTCTGCCGGTCGACCACGCGCGCCCGTCCGTCGCCTCATACGCCGGAGACACCTACCGGTTCACCATCGACGCCGACCTCCACACCGCGCTCAACGCGCTCGCCCGTCAGGCGCAGGCGAGCCTGTTCATGGTCGTGCAGGCCGCGCTGGCCGCTCTGCTCACCCGGCTGGGCGCGGGCACCGACATCCCCCTCGGCTCCCCCGTCGCCGGACGCTCCGACGCCGCGCTCGACGACGTCGTCGGCGTGTTCGTCAACACCCTCGTCCTCCGCTCGGACACCTCCGGGGACCCCGCGTTCACGGAACTGCTCGCCCGTGTCCGCGAGACCGACCTCGCCGCCTACGCCCACCAGGACCTGCCCTTCGAGCGGCTGGTCGAGCTGCTCAACCCCGTGCGCTCCCTCGCCCGGCACCCGCTGTTCCAGGTGATGCTCACCCTCCAGAACAACCCTCCCGCGCGCGTCGAGGTCGACGGCCTGGCCGTCGCGGTCGAACCGGTGGACGCCGGGGTCGCCAAGTTCGATCTGGAGGTCCAGTTCGAGCCGGGCCCCGACGGCACCCTGCTCGGATCGATCGAGTACGCCACCGACCTGTTCGGCGCCGCCACGGCGGCCCGGCTCGGCGGCTGGCTGCGCGCGGTGCTCGCCGCCGTCGCCGCCGACCCGTCGGTGCGCGTGGAGGACCTCGACCTGCCGGGCGCCGCCGAGACCCGCGACGCGGTCCGGCGGCGGGTCGCCCGGCAGGCCGACCCCCGGCTCGTCGCCTACGTGGTGCCCGCGCCGGGCGCCGTCATCGACCCCGCCGAACTGCTCGCGTTCGTCCGCGAGCACCTGCCGGAGTCGATGGTCCCCTCGGCCCTGACCGTCCTGGACGCGCTGCCGCTCACCGCCAACGGCAAGGTCGACGTCAAGAACCTGCCGAGACCCGACCCTTCGGCCCTCGCCACCGCGGTGTACCGGGCGCCGCGCAGCGAGCCGGAGCGGATCCTCGCCGAGATCTTCGGCGAGCTGCTCGGCGCCGACCGCGTCGGCGTCGACGACGACTTCTTCGCGCTCGGCGGCAACTCGCTGCTCGCCATGCGCGTCACCTCGCGGGCGCGGACCGCCCTCGCGGTCGAGCTGCCCGTCCGGGCGCTGTTCGAGACCCCGACCGTCGCGGGGCTCGCCGGGCTGCTCGCCGACGCGGTGCCCGCCCGGCCCCCGCTGCTGCCCGCCGAGCGGCCCTCCCCGATCCCGCTGTCCTACGCCCAGGCCCGGCTGTGGTTCATCAACCGGTTCGAAGGCCCGTCGGCGACCTACAACCTGCCGATCGCGCTGCGGCTCACCGGAGAGCTCTCCCACGAGGCGCTGCGCAAGGCGCTGGGCGACGTCGTCTCCCGGCACGAGTCCCTGCGGACCGTCTTCCCCGACACCGCGGGCGTGCCGCGCCAGCAGATCCTCGACCCGCGCACCGCCGTGCCCGCGCTCGCCGTCGCCGACGCCACCGACGCCGCGCTGCCCGCGCTGCTCGCCGAGGCCGCCGGCCGAGGGTTCGACATCGCCGCCGAACCGCCGCTGCGCGCCCACCTGTTCCGGCTGTCCCCGACCGAACACGTCGCGCTCCTGGTGCTGCACCACATCGCGGGCGACGGCTGGTCCCTCGCGCCGCTGGCCCGTGACGTCGTCACCGCCTACGCGGCCCGTGCGGGGGGCGCCGAGCCCGGCCTGCGGCCGCTGCCCGTCCAGTACGCCGACTACACGCTGTGGCAGCAGGAGCTGCTCGGCGCCGACGACGACCCCGCGAGCCTCACCGCAAGGCAGCTCGCCTACTGGACCGAGGCCCTGGCCGGGCTCCCGGAGGAACTGCCTCTGCCCGCCGACAGGCCCCGCCCGGAGCAGGCCACCTACCGGGGCGGCACCCTGCGCTTCACCCTGCCCGCGCGCCTGCACGCCGCGCTCTCGGCGTTCGCGCGGGAGACCCGCACGTCGGAGTTCATGGTGGCGCGCGCCGCATTCGCCGCGCTGCTGTCACGGCTGAGCGGAGCCACCGACGTCCCCGTCGGCTCACCCATCGCGGGCCGCACGGACGCCGCCCTGGACGACCTCATCGGCATGTTCGTGAACATGCTCGTCCTGCGCACCGACACTTCCGGCGACCCCACCTTCCGAGAACTCCTCGCCCGCGTCCGCGAGACCGACCTCGCCGCCTACGCCCACCAGGACCTGCCCTTCGAGCGGATCGTGGAGGCGCTGAACCCGCCACGGCACCTCGGCCGCCACCCGCTCTTCCAGCACGGCCTCACCTTCCAGAACAACCCCGAGGCGAGCCTCGACCTCGACGGGTTCAGCGCGCGGGTGGAGCCGCTGCACGCCGCGGTGGCCCGCTTCGACCTTCTGCTGGCCCTCAGCGAGACCTTCACCCCCGACGGGGACCCTGACGGCCTCGTCTGCGAGCTCGAATACGCACTCGACCTCTACGACCCGGCTACGGCGCGCGCCTTCGCGGCCCGCTTCGCGCTGCTCCTTGAGGCGTTTCTCGACGCTCCCGACGCACCCGTCGCCTCGCATTCCCTGCTCACGCCCGCCGAGCGGGACGTCATCCTTGACGACTGGGCCAACGGCCTGCTGGAGACGCTTCCGCCGGTGCCCTTCCCCGGTGCGGAACCTTCGGCCGAAGCCGCTCTCGCGGGCCCGGCCAGGGGAGGAACGGGCGGGCTCCGGGCGGTCCCCCGGTCCCCCCTTCGCGAGGCGCGGTCGGTGGTCGAGGTGTTCGAGGGCTGGGCGGCGCGGGCACCCGAAGCCGTCGCGGTGTCTTACGAGGGCGAACAGGTCTCGTACGGCGAGCTGAACCGGCGCGCGAACCGGCTGGCCCGGCTGCTCATCGAGCGCGGCGCAGGGCCCGAGCGGTTCGTGGCGGTCGCCCTGCCCCGGTCCGCCGACCTCGTGGCCGCGATCCTGGGCGTCCTCAAGTCCGGCGCGGCCTATGTGCCGATCGACCCCGACTACCCGGCCGAGCGGATCGCCTACACCGTCGCCGACAGCGCGCCCGTGCTCACCGTGGACGAGGCGGTGCTCGCCGACGCCGAGGGCCTGCCCGACACCGATCCGGGCGTCGCGCTCGATCCCGGCCACCCCGCGTACGTGATCTACACGTCGGGCTCGACCGGACTGCCCAAGGGCGTCGTCGTCCCGCACGCGAACGTGCTGCGGCTCATGTCCTCGACCGAGCGGTGGTTCTCGTTCGGCCCGGACGACGTGTGGACGCTGTTCCACTCTGCGGCGTTCGACTTCTCCGTCTGGGAGCTGTGGGGGGCGCTGCTCTACGGGGGTCGCCTCGTCGTCGTGCCTTACGCGGTCTCCCGGAGCCCCGAGGACTTCCTCGGCCTCCTCGACCGCGAGCGCGTCACCGTGCTCAACCAGACGCCTTCGGCGTTCTACCAGCTGATGGCCTCCGACGACGGCCGGCCGCTCGCTCTTCGGTACGTGGTCTTCGGCGGCGAGGCCCTGGAGCTCAAGCGCCTCGCCGACTGGTACGCCCACGGCCGGGACGCGCTCCTGGTCAACATGTACGGCATCACGGAGACGACCGTGCACGTCTCCTACGCCGCGCTCGATCCGCTGACGTGCGCGACCGCGCCCGGGTCCGTCATAGGCACCGGCATCCCTGACCTGCGCACCTATGTGCTCGACGCGCGGCTGCGCCCCGTCCCGCCCGGAGTCGTCGGGGAGCTCTACGTCGCCGGGGCGGGACTCGCCCGCGGCTACCTGAACCGGCCCGCGCTGAGCGCCGGGCGGTTCGTCGCCGACCCGTACGGGCCGGAGCCCGGCGGCCGCATGTACCGGTCCGGCGACCTCGCCAGGCACCTGCCCGACGGGACCCTCGACTACCTCGGCCGCGCCGACCACCAGGTGAAGATCCGCGGCTTCCGGATCGAACTCGGCGAGATCGAGGCCGCCCTCGCGGCCCTGCCCGAGGTCGCGGACGCGGCGGTCGTCGCGCGGGACAGCAGGCTCGTCGCCTACGCCGTGCCCGCGAACCCCGAAGGGCCGCCCCTGGACGTCGCGGCGCTGCGGGCCGCGTTGGGCGAGACACTGCCTTCGCACATGGTCCCCGCGCTGTTCCAGATCCTCGACAGGCTGCCGCTCACCTCCAACGGCAAGCTCGACCGCGGAGCCCTGCCCGAGCCTTCGGCGCCCGAACGCGGCGCGGGACGGATGCCGCAGGGTGAGGCGGAAGAGACGATGGCCGCCCTGTTCGCCGAGGTTCTCGGGGTGTCCGGGGTCGGCTCCGACGACGCGTTCTTCGACCTCGGCGGCGACTCGATCGTCGCGATCCAGCTCGTCGCGCGGGCGCGGCAGGCCGGCCTGGTGATCACCGCGCGCGAGGTGTTCCAGCTGCGCACGGTCGCCGCGCTCGCCGCCGCGGCCCGTCCGGCGGGCGCCGACGACGCGGTCGAGCGGGAGGAGCCGGGCGCCGGGCTGGGCGCCGTCCCGCCGACCCCGATCACCGCGTGGCTGCTGGAGCGCGGCGGCGACCTCACCGCCTTCCAGCAGTCGGTGCTGCTCCGGGTGCCGCCCGGCCTGGACGAGGCAAGGCTGGTCCACGCCTTGCGCGCGGTCATCGACCACCACGACATGCTGCGCGCGCGTCTGGAGGACGGCCGCCTCGTCGTCGCGGATCCCGGGAGCGTGGACGCCGCCCCGCTCGTCCGCCGCGTCGCCGGGCTCGACGCCCTGGACGTCGAGGCGCGCGCCGCGGCCGCCCGCCTCGACCCGTACCGCGGTGTGCTCGTCCAAGCCGTCTGGTTCGACGCCGGAGACGCGCAGGGCAGGCTCCTGGTGATGGGCCACCACCTGGCCGTCGACGGGGTCTCCTGGCGCATCCTGCTGCCCGACCTGGTCACCGCGCTGGTCTCCGACGCCCCGCTCGCCCCGGTGCCGACCTCGTTCCGCCGCTGGGCGGGCAAGCTCACCGCCGAGGCCGCCGACCCCGGCCGGGCCGCGGAACTCGACACCTGGCTCGACCTCGTCGAGGGGCCCAACCCTCGCCTCGGCGCCCGCGCGCTCGACCCGGTCAAGGACACCGCGGCGACCACGCTGGCGCACACCGTCGAGATCGGAACCGACACGACGGGGCCACTGCTTTCGGACGTCACCTCGGCGTTCCACGCGGGCCCCGACGACGTCCTGCTCACCGGGCTGTCCCTCGCCGTCGGCCACTGGCGCCGGACTCGCGGGGGCCGTGGCAGCGGTGTTCTCCTCGACCTGGAGGGCCATGGCCGCGAGGAGGTCGTCCCCGGCGTCGACCTCTCCCGGACCGTCGGGTGGTTCACCAGCCTGTACCCGGTGCGGCTCGATCCCGGCGCGGCCGACTGGCAGGACGTCGCGACGGGCGGGGCCGCCGCCGGGCGGGCCCTCAAGGCCGTCAAGGAGCAGCTGCGCAAGGTCCCCGACAACGGGATCGGATTCGGGCTCCTCAGGTACCTCAACGAGGAGACCGCGGAGGAACTGCGCGACCTTCCGCAGGCGCAGATCGTCTTCAACTACCTCGGCCGCGTCGCCTCGTCGGAGGACGACTGGAGCCCCGCACCGGAGGAGCTGCCGCCCGGAGAGGACCCGGGGATGCCCGTCGCGCACGTGCTGGAGATCAACGCGGTGACCGAGGACCGTCCGGACGGCCCCGTCCTGCGCGTCACGCTGACTTGGCCGCAGGACGTCTTGGCGTCCTCCGACGTCCGGGCCCTCGCCGACGACCTCTCGACGGCCCTGCACGGCCTGGTAGAACACGTCCGCATGGGCGACGCCGGAGGGTTCACCGCCTCGGACCTCCTCGTGGACCTCGACCAGAAGGAGATCGACGCCCTCCAGACGGCCTGGCGCAATAGGTAG